In Solanum stenotomum isolate F172 chromosome 6, ASM1918654v1, whole genome shotgun sequence, one DNA window encodes the following:
- the LOC125868084 gene encoding protein PELPK1-like, whose protein sequence is MGSQMKKQWPQFACALTFFLIATSTMAYSPYSYESTDTTYNKVPTTVAKSEEFKVPSVPKNDYYKKLLVSEDNYKKVPSIPEQEYKVPYVPKHEYKVSSLPKNDYYKKPSSPEDNYKKVSYVPKIPSAPKQEYKVPSLPKDDYYKKPSVQEDNYKKVSSIPEVPSVPKQEYTVPSLPKNGYYKKPSVPEDNYKKVSYVSEVPSVPKLEYKVSFLPKDDYYKKPSVSEDNYKKVSLGLEVPSAPKHEYKVPSFPKNDYYKKPLVQEDNYKKVSYVPEVPSVPKQEYEVPSLPKNDYYKKPSVPEDNYKKVSSVPEVPSVPKPEYKVPSLPKNDYYKKPSVPEDNYKKVSFVPEVPSVPKQEYKVSSLPKNDYYKKPAPEDNYKKVPSIPEVPLVPKSEYKVPSFPKNDYFKKPSPSPSPPPPYYHESSSTPSPSPPPPYY, encoded by the coding sequence ATGGGTAGCCAAATGAAGAAGCAGTGGCCTCAATTTGCTTGTGCTTTGACATTTTTCTTGATTGCCACTTCTACTATGGCATACTCACCTTATTCTTATGAATCAACGGATACAACATACAATAAAGTACCTACTACAGTAGCCAAAAGTGAGGAATTCAAGGTACCCTCAGTGCCAAAGAATGATTACTACAAGAAGCTATTAGTTTCAGAAGATAACTACAAGAAAGTACCCTCAATTCCTGAACAGGAATACAAGGTGCCCTATGTGCCTAAACATGAATATAAGGTGTCATCTTTGCCAAAGAATGATTACTACAAGAAGCCATCAAGTCCGGAAGATAACTACAAGAAGGTGTCATATGTTCCAAAGATACCCTCAGCACCTAAACAGGAATACAAGGTGCCTTCTTTGCCAAAGGATGACTATTACAAGAAACCATCAGTTCAAGAAGATAACTACAAGAAGGTGTCATCTATTCCAGAGGTACCCTCTGTACCTAAACAAGAATACACGGTGCCTTCTTTGCCAAAGAATGGCTATTACAAGAAACCATCAGTTCCAGAAGATAACTACAAGAAGGTGTCATATGTTTCAGAGGTACCCTCAGTACCTAAACTAGAATATAAggtgtcatttttgccaaaggATGACTATTACAAGAAACCATCAGTTTCAGAAGATAATTACAAGAAGGTGTCATTGGGTTTAGAGGTACCCTCAGCACCTAAACATGAATACAAGGTGCCTTCTTTTCCAAAGAATGACTATTACAAGAAACCATTAGTTCAAGAAGATAACTACAAGAAGGTGTCATATGTTCCAGAGGTACCCTCAGTACCTAAACAAGAATACGAGGTGCCTTCTTTGCCAAAGAATGACTATTACAAGAAACCATCAGTTCCAGAAGATAACTACAAGAAGGTGTCATCTGTTCCAGAGGTACCCTCAGTACCTAAACCAGAATACAAGGTGCCTTCTTTGCCAAAAAATGACTATTATAAGAAACCATCAGTTCCAGAAGATAACTACAAGAAGGTGTCATTTGTTCCAGAGGTACCCTCAGTACCTAAACAAGAATACAAGGTGTCTTCTTTGCCAAAGAATGACTATTACAAGAAACCAGCTCCAGAAGATAACTACAAGAAGGTCCCATCTATTCCAGAGGTACCCTTAGTGCCTAAATCAGAATACAAGGTGCCTtcttttccaaaaaatgactacttcaaGAAACCATCACCTTCTCCATCACCACCTCCTCCTTACTACCATGAATCATCTTCAACTCCTTCCCCATCACCACCACCTCcatattattaa